A genomic window from Betta splendens chromosome 17, fBetSpl5.4, whole genome shotgun sequence includes:
- the xrn1 gene encoding 5'-3' exoribonuclease 1 isoform X1, producing the protein MGVPKFYRWISERYPCLSEVVKEHQIPEFDNLYLDMNGIIHHCSHPNDEDVHFRISEEKIFADIFHYLEVLFRIVKPRKVFFMAVDGVAPRAKMNQQRGRRFRSAKEAEDKIKKALDKGEVLPTEARFDSNCITPGTDFMARLQEQLTYFVHNKLSTDKMWQNVKVYLSGHETPGEGEHKIMEFIRSENTKPGHNPNTRHCLYGLDADLIMLGLTSHEPNFSLLREEVRFGGKKSQKRITAPEETTFHLLHLSLMREYIDYEFSDLKTHLGSDYDLERIIDDWVLMGFLVGNDFIPHLPHLHINHDALPLLYKTYISVLPQLGGYLNEYGHLNLRNFEKYLEKLSEFDHEHFSEVFVDLKWFESKVGNKYLNEAAGEAAEKEAARKDASKKESALAALTSSAEATEEEKLKVAEEEEEEDDIFETEFRQYKRTYYMTKMDVDVVSDEFLAKQAKCYVEGIQWILHYYYHGVQSWSWYYPYHYAPFLSDIRNISGLKLTFDLEKPFMPFQQLLAVLPAASMELLPECYRHLMTSEGSPIIDYYPPDFKMDLNGKQQEWEAVVLIPFIDERRLLAAMELYNHKLTKEEKARNRHTECAVYSYDKEIDFPYTSSLPQLFPNIVHCHARKAHIPMDAWQVSLDFVYKRVDRSALYFCGFPTLQHIKHKFFKRKSGVVVFQQSSRGENMILEILDSQEGETICDDVASQVLGKSVFVSWPHLEEARIIAVSDGETKFYLEEPAGVQRVYDRPSTPPPTKVACLSDKEQREWVKDVQGITEHFIKRKGIIINETEVVLYGQLLTGRKYVPKASGVVELEKQWSKQVLPFAYQTVVKDIKAYYSYLNFKSLDELFPQATTVFMVGNPYYGAMGEVQDSSDVIKDGRVRVVFNVPHEPQLEPLIQNQHKYCVKYSPGYVLASRLGITSYLVSRFSGSIFIGRGSKRNPCGEQKANVGLNLKFNKKNEEVPGYTKRTEKEWLYSGAVEELLAEYLDRFSEVFDSVSRNSHDDVFYEDDIWPGEDQNGAEKVAEITSWLKGHPVSSISRTSCDLQVLDTAIVERIEEAVEKVKVKKSTKKVRVTVKPHLLFRPLEQQQGVVPDPDAEYRLFDRVINIRESFTVPLGLKGTIIGIKGAEREAEVLYEVLFDDEFAGGLNIRCTSPRGYRLPPCALINISHGARADHNSHKLTAIVKPQPVAGANFSAHRQLAGLNHSPRSPFIPTQHNNKQGVVKTGTQGNRNSPSKGPIQKQVKSKEEYMDVWQSIQNSGPPNKPPAHWQNNEGHVQHGKNQSTPVGSIRLLKKNEDIDSLTPSQNTANKTTTEFEDLIANLKISKGSQQSSLPPAPPQAPNNQSDSPLSPQSFALKGTMVLKEMLKIDTSGTATQDMVDNSPSGVQQHNRRRSSKKLAAKINAPHSDTAASVSLSSVSSPNLPNTVLTSKVSELSCVCLGLAMPPPEFSFICNRQGLVVCQVRLSNGLMVHGPQCQSESDAKEKAAFFALQRLNSVGSGFPLPPPLYPGVGQIRPPALGAMTPVFNQQGGLMLPPQGFAPAPLWGMALPPHQHQNKPFYGTSGTFPGAVCPQPATTLPIGSHNQFIPLQVTKKRVSANKKQQETREFYSAARNQMQKSQNQASGQVQSHSEASRCKNDEPYHRAAHSNPSTPDAGAPDAVRTTTAHTPPRQHAPATGHTPGSASKRKHRKLAVNFEAAKVSE; encoded by the exons GTCTGCTAAAGAAGCAGAGGATAAGATTAAAAAAGCTCTGGATAAAGGAGAGGTGCTTCCCACAGAGGCTCGCTTTGACTCGAACTGCATCACTCCCG GTACAGACTTCATGGCAAGACTTCAGGAGCAGCTCACGTATTTTGTCCACAACAAACTCTCAACTGACAAGATGTGGCAGAATGTCAAAGTTTACTTGTCTGGTCATGAG ACCCCAGGGGAAGGGGAACACAAGATCATGGAGTTTATTCGCTCTGAGAACACAAAGCCAGGCCATAACCCTAACACACGACACTGCCTATATGGCCTAGATGCTGACTTG ATAATGTTGGGTTTAACCAGCCATGAGCCCAATTTCTCCTTGCTCAGAGAAGAGGTCCGCTTCGGAGGAAAGAAATCCCAGAAAAG GATaacagctccagaggagacaaCCTTTCATTTACTTCACTTGTCTTTGATGAGGGAGTATATTGACTATGAGTTTTCTGACCTTAAG ACTCATCTTGGGTCTGATTATGACTTGGAGCGAATTATAGATGACTGGGTTCTTATGGGCTTCCTGGTGGGAAATGATTTCATCCCTCACCTGCCTCATCTTCACATCAACCATGATGCTTTGCCATTGTTGTACAAGACCTACATCAGTGTTCTACCACAGCTGGGGG GTTATCTGAACGAGTACGGCCATTTAAACCTCAGAAACTTTGAAAAATACCTGGAGAAGCTTTCTGAG TTTGACCATGAACATTTCAGCGAGGTGTTTGTGGACTTGAAGTGGTTTGAGAGTAAAGTCGGCAACAAATATCTAAACGAAGCTGCTGGGGAGGCGGCAGAGAAGGAAGCTGCTAGAAAAGATGCCAGCAAGAAG GAGTCTGCGCTGGCAGCTCTGACCTCATCTGCCGAGGCAACTGAGGAAGAAAAGTTAAAGGttgcagaagaggaggaggaagaggatgataTATTTGAAACCGAGTTCAGACAGTATAAACGCACCTACTACATGACCAAGATGGATGTAGATGTGGTGTCAGA TGAGTTTCTCGCCAAGCAGGCCAAATGTTATGTGGAAGGCATCCAGTGGATCTTGCACTACTATTACCATGGTGTTCAGTCCTGGAGCTG GTACTACCCCTACCACTATGCTCCCTTCCTGTCAGACATCAGGAATATATCTGGGCTaaaactgacctttgaccttgagaAACCCTTCATGCCTTTCCAGCAGCTGTTGGCAGTCCTTCCTGCTGCCAGTATGGAGCTGCTACCTGAGTGTTACAGG CACCTTATGACCAGTGAAGGTTCCCCCATTATTGACTACTACCCTCCTGACTTTAAAATGGACCTTAATGGCAAGCAGCAGGAATGGGAGGCAGTGGTTCTCATTCCCTTCATAGATGAG aGGCGCTTACTAGCAGCCATGGAGCTTTACAACCACAAGCTGACTAAAGAAGAGAAGGCCAGGAACCGGCACACAGAGTGTGCAGTCTACTCCTACGACAAAGAAATTGACTTCCCATACACGTCTAGCCTCCCTCAGCTGTTTCCCAACATTGTCCACTGCCACGCtag GAAAGCACACATACCTATGGATGCCTGGCAAGTGTCTTTGGATTTTGTCTACAAGCGCGTGGACCGCTCAGCGCTCTACTTCTGTGGCTTTCCCACCCTGCAGCACATCAAGCACAAG TTTTTCAAGAGGAAGAGCGGTGTGGTTGTgttccagcagagcagcagaggggagAATATGATACTGGAAATACTGGACAGCCAGGAAGGAGAGACG ATCTGTGACGATGTTGCCTCTCAAGTGCTGGGGAAGTCTGTGTTTGTCAGCTGGCCTCATCTAGAAGAAGCTCGCATTATTGCAGTTTCCGATGGAGAAACTAA GTTTTATCTAGAGGAACCTGCTGGTGTCCAGCGAGTGTATGACAGACCCTCCACTCCCCCACCCACCAAAgttgcctgcctgtctgacaaGGAGCAAAGGGAATGGGTCAAAGATGTCCAGGGAATCACTGAGCA CTTCATCAAGAGGAAAGGCATAATTATAAATGAAACAGAGGTGGTTTTGTATGGCCAGTTGCTGACGGGTAGGAAATATGTCCCCAAAGCCAGCGGTGTGGTGGAGCTAGAGAAGCAGTGGTCCAAACAAGTGTTGCCCTTTGCCTACCAGACTGTGGTGAAG GACATCAAGGCTTATTACTCATATTTGAACTTTAAGAGCTTAGACGAGCTCTTCCCTCAAGCAACCACTGTCTTCATGGTGGGGAACCCATACTATGGTGCCATGGGAGAG GTGCAAGACTCGAGTGATGTCATTAAAGATGGACGGGTACGTGTGGTCTTCAATGTGCCACACGAGCCACAGCTGGAGCCCTTAATCCAGAACCAGCAT AAATACTGTGTGAAGTACAGCCCTGGATACGTTCTGGCGTCTCGTCTTGGAATTACCAGCTATCTCGTCTCCCGCTTCTCAGGAAGCATCTTCATTGGCAGAGGATCTAAAAGGAA TCCTTGTGGGGAGCAAAAAGCAAATGTTGGTCTGAACCTGAAATTCAACAAGAAGAATGAGGAGGTTCCTGGTTACACCAAGAGAACCGAGAAGGAGTGGCTCTATTCTGGCGCTGTGGAGGAATTACTGGCTGAATATCTGGACAG ATTTTCTGAGGTGTTTGACAGTGTGTCCAGAAACAGCCATGATGATGTCTTCTATGAAGATGACATTTGGCCTGGAGAGGATCAAAATGG GGCTGAGAAAGTTGCTGAAATCACTTCATGGTTGAAAGGTCACCCAGTgagctccatcagcaggacgtcATGTGACCTGCAGGTGCTGGACACCGCCATCGTGGAGAGGATTGAGGAGGCTGTGGAGAAGGTAAAG GTGAAGAAGAGCACCAAGAAAGTTCGTGTTACTGTCAAGCCACATCTGCTCTTCAGG cccttggagcagcagcagggtgtgGTTCCAGACCCGGACGCAGAGTATCGGCTGTTTGACCGAGTCATCAACATCAGGGAGAGTTTCACTGTCCCACTAGGACTCAAGGGAACTATCATCGGCATTAAAGGAG CGGAGCGTGAGGCAGAGGTTCTTTATGAGGTCTTGTTTGATGACGAATTTGCCGGTGGCCTTAACATCAG GTGTACGTCACCTCGTGGTTACCGCCTCCCTCCCTGTGCTCTCATCAACATCTCCCACGGAGCTCGAGCAGATCACAACTCCCACAAGCTCACTGCCATCGTCAAACCGCAGCCCGTTGCCGGAGCCAACTTCAGCGCTCATCGGCAGCTGGCCGGCCTCAACCATTCACCGAGGTCGCCCTTTATACCCACACAG CATAACAACAAACAAGGAGTGGTGAAGACAGGCACCCAGGGCAACAGGAACTCCCCATCTAAAGGTCCTATCCAGAAACAGGTGAAG AGTAAGGAGGAGTACATGGATGTATGGCAGTCTATACAGAACTCTGGTCCCCCGAACAAACCACCAGCTCATTGGCAAAataat GAGGGTCATGTCCAACATGGGAAGAATCAGTCT ACTCCAGTTGGCAGCATCagactgctgaagaaaaatgaAGACATCGactccctcaccccctcacaGAACACCGCCAATAAG ACCACAACTGAATTTGAGGACCTCATTGCTAATCTGAAGATCTCTAAAGGAAGCCAGCAGAGCTCacttccacctgctcctccacaggcccCCAACAACCAGTCAGATAGCCCGCTGTCTCCTCAGTCATTTGCCTTG AAAGGAACAATGGTGCTGAAGGAGATGCTAAAGATCGACACCTCTGGCACTGCAACACAGGACATGGTTGACAACAGCCCCTCTGGAGTCCAGCAACACAACAGGAGGCGCTCTTCCAAGAAACTTG CTGCAAAAATTAACGCCCCCCACAgtgacacagcagcatcagTTTCTCTGTCATCGGTGTCCTCTCCCAACCTTCCCAACACCGTGCTGACCAGTAAGGTGTCAGAGCTGTCATGTGTCTGTTTGGGATTAGCAATGCCACCTCCAGAATTCAGCTTCATATGCAACAGACAG GGCCTTGTTGTGTGTCAGGTGAGGCTGTCCAATGGGCTGATGGTTCATGGTCCACAGTGCCAGTCAGAAAGTGATGCCAAGGAGAAAGCAGCTTTCTTTGCCCTCCAAAGACTG AACTCTGTGGGTTCCGGCTTCCCGCTTCCGCCTCCTTTGTACCCAGGAGTGGGTCAGATACGACCTCCGGCGTTAGGAGCCATGACCCCCGTCTTCAATCAACAGG gtggtTTAATGTTGCCCCCTCAGGGTTTCGCCCCCGCCCCTCTGTGGGGAATGGCGCTGCCCCCTCATCAGCACCAGAACAAACCTTTTTATGGCACATCAGGAACTTTCCCTGGCGCCGTGTGCCCCCAGCCTGCAACAACACTGCCCATCGGCTCACACAACCAGTTCATCCCGTTACAG GTGACCAAGAAGAGGGTCTCCGCCAACAAGAAGCAACAGGAAACTCGTGAGTTTTACAGCGCTGCCAGAAACCAAATGCAGAAATCCCAGAACCAGGCGTCGGGTCAGGTCCAGTCTCACAGCGAAGCATCACGCTGCAAAAACGACGAGCCGTACCACCGTGCTGCCCACAGCAACCCGTCCACGCCCGACGCCGGCGCGCCAGACGCTGTACGCACAACGACCGCACACACCCCCCCTCGACAACATGCCCCAGCAACAGGCCACACCCCTGGCTCCGCCTCTAAACGGAAGCACAGGAAGTTGGCGGTCAACTTTGAGGCAGCGAAGGTCTCTGAGTGA
- the xrn1 gene encoding 5'-3' exoribonuclease 1 isoform X2, with product MGVPKFYRWISERYPCLSEVVKEHQIPEFDNLYLDMNGIIHHCSHPNDEDVHFRISEEKIFADIFHYLEVLFRIVKPRKVFFMAVDGVAPRAKMNQQRGRRFRSAKEAEDKIKKALDKGEVLPTEARFDSNCITPGTDFMARLQEQLTYFVHNKLSTDKMWQNVKVYLSGHETPGEGEHKIMEFIRSENTKPGHNPNTRHCLYGLDADLIMLGLTSHEPNFSLLREEVRFGGKKSQKRITAPEETTFHLLHLSLMREYIDYEFSDLKTHLGSDYDLERIIDDWVLMGFLVGNDFIPHLPHLHINHDALPLLYKTYISVLPQLGGYLNEYGHLNLRNFEKYLEKLSEFDHEHFSEVFVDLKWFESKVGNKYLNEAAGEAAEKEAARKDASKKESALAALTSSAEATEEEKLKVAEEEEEEDDIFETEFRQYKRTYYMTKMDVDVVSDEFLAKQAKCYVEGIQWILHYYYHGVQSWSWYYPYHYAPFLSDIRNISGLKLTFDLEKPFMPFQQLLAVLPAASMELLPECYRHLMTSEGSPIIDYYPPDFKMDLNGKQQEWEAVVLIPFIDERRLLAAMELYNHKLTKEEKARNRHTECAVYSYDKEIDFPYTSSLPQLFPNIVHCHARKAHIPMDAWQVSLDFVYKRVDRSALYFCGFPTLQHIKHKFFKRKSGVVVFQQSSRGENMILEILDSQEGETICDDVASQVLGKSVFVSWPHLEEARIIAVSDGETKFYLEEPAGVQRVYDRPSTPPPTKVACLSDKEQREWVKDVQGITEHFIKRKGIIINETEVVLYGQLLTGRKYVPKASGVVELEKQWSKQVLPFAYQTVVKDIKAYYSYLNFKSLDELFPQATTVFMVGNPYYGAMGEVQDSSDVIKDGRVRVVFNVPHEPQLEPLIQNQHKYCVKYSPGYVLASRLGITSYLVSRFSGSIFIGRGSKRNPCGEQKANVGLNLKFNKKNEEVPGYTKRTEKEWLYSGAVEELLAEYLDRFSEVFDSVSRNSHDDVFYEDDIWPGEDQNGAEKVAEITSWLKGHPVSSISRTSCDLQVLDTAIVERIEEAVEKVKVKKSTKKVRVTVKPHLLFRPLEQQQGVVPDPDAEYRLFDRVINIRESFTVPLGLKGTIIGIKGAEREAEVLYEVLFDDEFAGGLNIRCTSPRGYRLPPCALINISHGARADHNSHKLTAIVKPQPVAGANFSAHRQLAGLNHSPRSPFIPTQHNNKQGVVKTGTQGNRNSPSKGPIQKQSKEEYMDVWQSIQNSGPPNKPPAHWQNNEGHVQHGKNQSTPVGSIRLLKKNEDIDSLTPSQNTANKTTTEFEDLIANLKISKGSQQSSLPPAPPQAPNNQSDSPLSPQSFALKGTMVLKEMLKIDTSGTATQDMVDNSPSGVQQHNRRRSSKKLAAKINAPHSDTAASVSLSSVSSPNLPNTVLTSKVSELSCVCLGLAMPPPEFSFICNRQGLVVCQVRLSNGLMVHGPQCQSESDAKEKAAFFALQRLNSVGSGFPLPPPLYPGVGQIRPPALGAMTPVFNQQGGLMLPPQGFAPAPLWGMALPPHQHQNKPFYGTSGTFPGAVCPQPATTLPIGSHNQFIPLQVTKKRVSANKKQQETREFYSAARNQMQKSQNQASGQVQSHSEASRCKNDEPYHRAAHSNPSTPDAGAPDAVRTTTAHTPPRQHAPATGHTPGSASKRKHRKLAVNFEAAKVSE from the exons GTCTGCTAAAGAAGCAGAGGATAAGATTAAAAAAGCTCTGGATAAAGGAGAGGTGCTTCCCACAGAGGCTCGCTTTGACTCGAACTGCATCACTCCCG GTACAGACTTCATGGCAAGACTTCAGGAGCAGCTCACGTATTTTGTCCACAACAAACTCTCAACTGACAAGATGTGGCAGAATGTCAAAGTTTACTTGTCTGGTCATGAG ACCCCAGGGGAAGGGGAACACAAGATCATGGAGTTTATTCGCTCTGAGAACACAAAGCCAGGCCATAACCCTAACACACGACACTGCCTATATGGCCTAGATGCTGACTTG ATAATGTTGGGTTTAACCAGCCATGAGCCCAATTTCTCCTTGCTCAGAGAAGAGGTCCGCTTCGGAGGAAAGAAATCCCAGAAAAG GATaacagctccagaggagacaaCCTTTCATTTACTTCACTTGTCTTTGATGAGGGAGTATATTGACTATGAGTTTTCTGACCTTAAG ACTCATCTTGGGTCTGATTATGACTTGGAGCGAATTATAGATGACTGGGTTCTTATGGGCTTCCTGGTGGGAAATGATTTCATCCCTCACCTGCCTCATCTTCACATCAACCATGATGCTTTGCCATTGTTGTACAAGACCTACATCAGTGTTCTACCACAGCTGGGGG GTTATCTGAACGAGTACGGCCATTTAAACCTCAGAAACTTTGAAAAATACCTGGAGAAGCTTTCTGAG TTTGACCATGAACATTTCAGCGAGGTGTTTGTGGACTTGAAGTGGTTTGAGAGTAAAGTCGGCAACAAATATCTAAACGAAGCTGCTGGGGAGGCGGCAGAGAAGGAAGCTGCTAGAAAAGATGCCAGCAAGAAG GAGTCTGCGCTGGCAGCTCTGACCTCATCTGCCGAGGCAACTGAGGAAGAAAAGTTAAAGGttgcagaagaggaggaggaagaggatgataTATTTGAAACCGAGTTCAGACAGTATAAACGCACCTACTACATGACCAAGATGGATGTAGATGTGGTGTCAGA TGAGTTTCTCGCCAAGCAGGCCAAATGTTATGTGGAAGGCATCCAGTGGATCTTGCACTACTATTACCATGGTGTTCAGTCCTGGAGCTG GTACTACCCCTACCACTATGCTCCCTTCCTGTCAGACATCAGGAATATATCTGGGCTaaaactgacctttgaccttgagaAACCCTTCATGCCTTTCCAGCAGCTGTTGGCAGTCCTTCCTGCTGCCAGTATGGAGCTGCTACCTGAGTGTTACAGG CACCTTATGACCAGTGAAGGTTCCCCCATTATTGACTACTACCCTCCTGACTTTAAAATGGACCTTAATGGCAAGCAGCAGGAATGGGAGGCAGTGGTTCTCATTCCCTTCATAGATGAG aGGCGCTTACTAGCAGCCATGGAGCTTTACAACCACAAGCTGACTAAAGAAGAGAAGGCCAGGAACCGGCACACAGAGTGTGCAGTCTACTCCTACGACAAAGAAATTGACTTCCCATACACGTCTAGCCTCCCTCAGCTGTTTCCCAACATTGTCCACTGCCACGCtag GAAAGCACACATACCTATGGATGCCTGGCAAGTGTCTTTGGATTTTGTCTACAAGCGCGTGGACCGCTCAGCGCTCTACTTCTGTGGCTTTCCCACCCTGCAGCACATCAAGCACAAG TTTTTCAAGAGGAAGAGCGGTGTGGTTGTgttccagcagagcagcagaggggagAATATGATACTGGAAATACTGGACAGCCAGGAAGGAGAGACG ATCTGTGACGATGTTGCCTCTCAAGTGCTGGGGAAGTCTGTGTTTGTCAGCTGGCCTCATCTAGAAGAAGCTCGCATTATTGCAGTTTCCGATGGAGAAACTAA GTTTTATCTAGAGGAACCTGCTGGTGTCCAGCGAGTGTATGACAGACCCTCCACTCCCCCACCCACCAAAgttgcctgcctgtctgacaaGGAGCAAAGGGAATGGGTCAAAGATGTCCAGGGAATCACTGAGCA CTTCATCAAGAGGAAAGGCATAATTATAAATGAAACAGAGGTGGTTTTGTATGGCCAGTTGCTGACGGGTAGGAAATATGTCCCCAAAGCCAGCGGTGTGGTGGAGCTAGAGAAGCAGTGGTCCAAACAAGTGTTGCCCTTTGCCTACCAGACTGTGGTGAAG GACATCAAGGCTTATTACTCATATTTGAACTTTAAGAGCTTAGACGAGCTCTTCCCTCAAGCAACCACTGTCTTCATGGTGGGGAACCCATACTATGGTGCCATGGGAGAG GTGCAAGACTCGAGTGATGTCATTAAAGATGGACGGGTACGTGTGGTCTTCAATGTGCCACACGAGCCACAGCTGGAGCCCTTAATCCAGAACCAGCAT AAATACTGTGTGAAGTACAGCCCTGGATACGTTCTGGCGTCTCGTCTTGGAATTACCAGCTATCTCGTCTCCCGCTTCTCAGGAAGCATCTTCATTGGCAGAGGATCTAAAAGGAA TCCTTGTGGGGAGCAAAAAGCAAATGTTGGTCTGAACCTGAAATTCAACAAGAAGAATGAGGAGGTTCCTGGTTACACCAAGAGAACCGAGAAGGAGTGGCTCTATTCTGGCGCTGTGGAGGAATTACTGGCTGAATATCTGGACAG ATTTTCTGAGGTGTTTGACAGTGTGTCCAGAAACAGCCATGATGATGTCTTCTATGAAGATGACATTTGGCCTGGAGAGGATCAAAATGG GGCTGAGAAAGTTGCTGAAATCACTTCATGGTTGAAAGGTCACCCAGTgagctccatcagcaggacgtcATGTGACCTGCAGGTGCTGGACACCGCCATCGTGGAGAGGATTGAGGAGGCTGTGGAGAAGGTAAAG GTGAAGAAGAGCACCAAGAAAGTTCGTGTTACTGTCAAGCCACATCTGCTCTTCAGG cccttggagcagcagcagggtgtgGTTCCAGACCCGGACGCAGAGTATCGGCTGTTTGACCGAGTCATCAACATCAGGGAGAGTTTCACTGTCCCACTAGGACTCAAGGGAACTATCATCGGCATTAAAGGAG CGGAGCGTGAGGCAGAGGTTCTTTATGAGGTCTTGTTTGATGACGAATTTGCCGGTGGCCTTAACATCAG GTGTACGTCACCTCGTGGTTACCGCCTCCCTCCCTGTGCTCTCATCAACATCTCCCACGGAGCTCGAGCAGATCACAACTCCCACAAGCTCACTGCCATCGTCAAACCGCAGCCCGTTGCCGGAGCCAACTTCAGCGCTCATCGGCAGCTGGCCGGCCTCAACCATTCACCGAGGTCGCCCTTTATACCCACACAG CATAACAACAAACAAGGAGTGGTGAAGACAGGCACCCAGGGCAACAGGAACTCCCCATCTAAAGGTCCTATCCAGAAACAG AGTAAGGAGGAGTACATGGATGTATGGCAGTCTATACAGAACTCTGGTCCCCCGAACAAACCACCAGCTCATTGGCAAAataat GAGGGTCATGTCCAACATGGGAAGAATCAGTCT ACTCCAGTTGGCAGCATCagactgctgaagaaaaatgaAGACATCGactccctcaccccctcacaGAACACCGCCAATAAG ACCACAACTGAATTTGAGGACCTCATTGCTAATCTGAAGATCTCTAAAGGAAGCCAGCAGAGCTCacttccacctgctcctccacaggcccCCAACAACCAGTCAGATAGCCCGCTGTCTCCTCAGTCATTTGCCTTG AAAGGAACAATGGTGCTGAAGGAGATGCTAAAGATCGACACCTCTGGCACTGCAACACAGGACATGGTTGACAACAGCCCCTCTGGAGTCCAGCAACACAACAGGAGGCGCTCTTCCAAGAAACTTG CTGCAAAAATTAACGCCCCCCACAgtgacacagcagcatcagTTTCTCTGTCATCGGTGTCCTCTCCCAACCTTCCCAACACCGTGCTGACCAGTAAGGTGTCAGAGCTGTCATGTGTCTGTTTGGGATTAGCAATGCCACCTCCAGAATTCAGCTTCATATGCAACAGACAG GGCCTTGTTGTGTGTCAGGTGAGGCTGTCCAATGGGCTGATGGTTCATGGTCCACAGTGCCAGTCAGAAAGTGATGCCAAGGAGAAAGCAGCTTTCTTTGCCCTCCAAAGACTG AACTCTGTGGGTTCCGGCTTCCCGCTTCCGCCTCCTTTGTACCCAGGAGTGGGTCAGATACGACCTCCGGCGTTAGGAGCCATGACCCCCGTCTTCAATCAACAGG gtggtTTAATGTTGCCCCCTCAGGGTTTCGCCCCCGCCCCTCTGTGGGGAATGGCGCTGCCCCCTCATCAGCACCAGAACAAACCTTTTTATGGCACATCAGGAACTTTCCCTGGCGCCGTGTGCCCCCAGCCTGCAACAACACTGCCCATCGGCTCACACAACCAGTTCATCCCGTTACAG GTGACCAAGAAGAGGGTCTCCGCCAACAAGAAGCAACAGGAAACTCGTGAGTTTTACAGCGCTGCCAGAAACCAAATGCAGAAATCCCAGAACCAGGCGTCGGGTCAGGTCCAGTCTCACAGCGAAGCATCACGCTGCAAAAACGACGAGCCGTACCACCGTGCTGCCCACAGCAACCCGTCCACGCCCGACGCCGGCGCGCCAGACGCTGTACGCACAACGACCGCACACACCCCCCCTCGACAACATGCCCCAGCAACAGGCCACACCCCTGGCTCCGCCTCTAAACGGAAGCACAGGAAGTTGGCGGTCAACTTTGAGGCAGCGAAGGTCTCTGAGTGA